The sequence CGTTGGTCAGGTTGTAGACACCGGCGTGGTGGACGAGGGTCTGGGTCCACTTCTGGTTGGCGCCGCCGTTGCAGGGCCAGATGATCGCCTGCACACCCCCGTCGGTGCTGAACCGGGGGATGTCCAGGCACTTGCCGCTGGCCACGCTGACCAACTCGCCGGCCTCGGTCCAGTACCACTGCTGGTTGGTGCCGCCGTTGCAGGTCCACTGTTCGACGAGGGTGCCGGAGGCGGTGCTCTGCCCGGTGACGTCCAGGCACTTCTGGGTGTCGGAGGGGTTGGCGGTGATGACCGTCATCGGGGCGGTGGCGGCGAGGGCGGCTGCGGCCGCGGTGGTGGCGGAGCCGCTCGGGCGGGCGGAGCCGATGGGGTCGGCGGGGCCGCCGGGCCGGGACGCGGAGGTGGGGGTGGGAGCGGGGGCGGCGGTGGCCGGCGCCGCGAGGACGGCGGCGAGAGTGAGGGTGAGGGCGCCGGCGGCGAGCGCGGCGGCGGAGCGAGGGCGGGTCATGGGGTTCCCCTCGATGGGTGGCTTCGAGAACGCGGTGCCGAGGTGACCGACGGCCGGCGGCCCGAAGAGGTTGCACGCGATGTGACGAAAGATTAGAAGCCCGCCGGCCGATCCGGCCTCGGGCGCGCGGAGGCCGGGCACGTGGGGTGCGTGCCCGGCCGTGAACGCGGGTGGTCCCGGGGTCAGCCCGCCGGGGCGTTCGGCCCGGAGCCCCCGGGCACCGCTTCCCGCGCGGACCGTTCGCCGACGACCGGTTCCCGGGTGCCCGGACCGCCCGCCGCGGCCGCCGCTGCCGTGCCGCCCGGGGTCCGGCCGCCCTCGGCCCGGCGCAGCGCGCCGGCCGCGAGCAGCAGGGCGAACGAGAGCGCGGTGACCACTCCGAAGGAGACGGTGAGCGAGGACGCCTGGGCCAGGCCGCCGACGATGGCGGGTGCGATCAGCCCCGAGGTGTAGGTGACGGTGGCGACCCCTGCGATGGCCTGGCTCGGGTTGTCGCCGATCCGGCCCGCCGCCGCGAAGGCCAGCGGGACGACCACGGCGACGCCGATCCCGATCAGCGCGAAACCGGGGATCGCGAGCGCGGGCCGGTCCGCCACGACCACCAGCAGACCGCCGGTCGTGGCGACGGCGCCGCTGAGCCGGGCCGCACGGACGGCGCCCATCCGGCCGATCACCGCGTCGCCGGCCAGCCGGCCGGCCGCCATGGTGAGCGCGAACGCCGTGTACGCCGCGGCCGCCACGGTGGGCGAGGCGCCGGTGACGTCGCGCAGGTAGACACCGCTCCAGTCCATCGACGCGCCCTCGGCGAAGACCGCGCAGAAGCCGACCATGCCGATCACCAGCGAACTGCGCGGCGGCAGGGCGAACCGCGGCGGCTCCTCGGCCTGCTCGGGCGCCCGCAGATCGGGCAGAGCGGCGCAGACCGGCTGGGCGAGGGCCAGCAGCAGGACGGCCGCCACGGCGAGCTGGAGCCGCGGGTCGAAGGACCGGTGGGCCGCGAGGATGCCGATGCCGGAGGCGACCAGGCCGCCCGCGCTCCACATGCCGTGCAGCCCGGACATGATCGAGCGGCCGAGCCGCTGCTCGATCTCCACGCCCTGCGCGTTCATCGCCACGTCGGACATGCCGGCTGTCGCCCCGTAGGCCAGCAGGGCGAGGCAGAGCACCGGCAGCGAGGGTGCGAGTACGGGCAGGGCGACGCTCAGGCAGCAGAGCGAGAGCAGGACGCGCACCGCGGCCCGTCCGCCCCAGCGGTGCACGAAGCGGCCGGCCAGGGGCATGGCGAGGGACGAGCCGATCGCCGGCATCACCAGGGCCAGTCCGAGCTGGCCGGGGGAGAGGCCCAGATGGTGCTGGATCCAGGGGATCCGGCTGACGAAGGTGCCACCGACGGCGCCGTGCACGCCGAAGACGAGGGCGACGGCGACGCGGGCCCGGCGGGCGGCGTCCGGCGTGCCCAGGGGAGCTGGGCCTGTGGTCGGGCTGGTGGTCATCCGGTTCTTCCCTCCCCGCCGCGTGCCGCGGCGGTGCCCCGTGGACGGTGGCTTCGATGGTCCTGCCGACGGCCGCGCTTGTCAGCGGGTGGCGTCGCGGCGGCGGGCTGTGCCCGGCCGGTCGCTGGTCCGGAAGGTGCGCCGGGCGACGGTTCGATAAATTATCAGGAAGGGACCCTGATAGAAAGACTCTGGAAGGATGTGCGGCCATGACCACCGCGCGCACGGCCACCCCGAGCACCGCCCGGGCGATCAACGACCGCCTGGCGCTCAACCTGCTGCTCGACCAAGGACCCCTCACGGCGACCGAGCTGCGCGACCTCACCGGGCTCTCCCGGCCCACCGTCGCCGACCTGCTCGACCGGCTCGGCCGCAGCGGCCTGGTCGCCGTCGTCGGCGAACGCGGCGAGCAGCGGCGCGGCCCCAACGCCCGTCTCTACGCACTGGTCGCCTCCCGCGCCCACCTCGCCGCCTTCGACGTCCGCTCCGGCGGGGTCTCCCTGGTCGTCGCCGACCTGGCCGGGCGGACCCTGGCCGCCGCCGACCTCGCGGTCGAGGACCCGGGCGCCGACCCCGCCGCGCACCGCGCCGCCGCCGACCGGATCGTCCGCACCCTGCTCGACACCGCCCGCCGGGCCGAGGTCCCGCACCTGCACACCGTCGCCGTCGGCGCCCCCGGCCTGGTCGACCCCGCCACCGGGCGGCTCCAGTCCACCGGCGACCTTCCCGCCTGGCACGCCGACCTCCTCGCCGCCCTGCGCGAGCTGCCCGGCACCGAGGTGATCCTGGAGAACGAGGTCAACCTCGCCGGGCGGGCCGAGTACCGGACCGGCGCCGCCCGGGGACGGGACGACTTCGTCCTCGTCTGGCTCGGCCACAGCGTCGGCGCCGCGGTCGTGCTGGACGGCAGGCTGCGCCGCGGCGTCGGCGGCGGCGCCGGCGAGATCTGCTTCCTGCCCGTGCCCGGCACCACGGCGCTGCCCACCGCCACCGGCTGCGAGGGCGGCTTCCACGGTCTGGTCGGCAGTGCGGCGGTCTGCGCGCTGGCCCGGGCCCACGGCCTGCCCGCGGACCCGGCCGACGACGCGGCGGCCGCCGAGGCCGCCGTCCGCGCCGCCCTCGAGTCGCTCGGCGACGGGCGGCCCGGCGCGGTCTTCCTCGACGAGCTGGCCGAGCGGATCGCGCTCGGCACCTCGGCCATCTGCGTCGTCCTGGACCCCGGCTGCGTCGTGCTGGGCGGTGAGGTCGGCCGGGCCGGTGGGGAGGAGCTCGCCGTCCGGGTGGAACGGCGGCTGGCCGCCCTCTCGCCGGTGCGCACCGAGGTCCGCGCGGGCGAGGCGGGCGGCGGCGCGATCCTCGGCGGCGCGGTCCTCACCGCCGGCGACGCCGTCCGCCGCGACCTCTTCGGCGAGCCGTAGCGGCGGGCGCCGGGGCGGGTTGACGAAACTTTGCAAAGTTCCGCACTTTGCAAAGTGCCTCTTCGGGCGGGCCGGGAGGACTTTGCAAAGTGCCCCGGAGCCGGGTTGACAGAACTTTGCAAAGTGCATTCGGGCAAGGCCGCCGGGGCCTTGCGAAGTGCTGCTGAGCTGCTCCGATGCGACTTTGCAAAGTGTTTCGTCGCAAGGTTGACGGGACTTTGCAAAGTGTTCCGGGGGGCGGGGCCGGAGGGCGGCGGGGGCGAGGAGGGCGGGAGGAGCGCTCGAGCCGACGCCGAGGAGGAGGCGAGCAGCGGAGGTGAGGGGGCGGGCGGCGGGGGGTGAGGTGGGGGCCGGCGCGGACCGGGGCTTCACGGGGTGGGTGCCCGGTGCGGCAGGATGGGCGGCGGGCCCGGGCCGGCCGACGGACGGTCGGCCCGATCAGCGGTCCGCCCGTCGGGCCGCGCGCCCGCCGGACCGTCCGAACCACCGTCAGGAGTCGCAACCATGGGCCACCCAGGGGCACCGGCCAACCCGTACCGGATCGGCGAGGCCGCCGCGCTGCTCGGCGTGAGCGCCGACACCATGCGCCGCTGGGTGGACGCCGGCCGGGTCGTCGCCGAGCGCGACGAGCACGGCCACCGGATCATCGCGGGCGCCCGACTGGCCGCCTTCGCGCGTGAGCTGGCCCGCCCGGAGACCGCCGCGGCCGAGGGTCGTCCTTCCTCGGCCCGCAACCGCTTCCCGGGCATCGTCACCGCCGTGGTGCTGGGCGACGTCGCCGCCCAGGTGGAGATCCAGGCCGGGCCGTTCCGCGTGGTGTCGCTGATCAGCCGGGAGTCGGCGGAGGAACTGGAGCTGGTGCCCGGAGCACCCGCGACTGCTGTCATCAAATCGACCAATGTGATGATCGAACGACGATGATCGACCGGGCCGGGCGACCGGGGCGGGGTGGGCGACCGTGCCCGAGCCACCGGGTCCGAGTCGCCGGGTCCGCATCACCGCTGCCGAGTCACTGGCCCCCGGGCCATCGGCCCCGACCGCTCGAGCCTGAACCCGACGTCGAACCTGTACCCGAGGTCGAGCCCGCGCCCGAGGTCGAGCCCGCGCCCGCCGACGAGAGGACCGCCCGATGCCCCACCCCCCGCTGCCCTCCACCCAGAGCGCCGTCCTCGCGGTCGAGGCGATGGCCGCCCGGCACGCCCGCGAGGTGAGCACCACCCACGACATCGGCCGGGACCGGACCTTCGCCGGACTGGTCGGCACCGACGCCGCGGGCGCGGGTGCGGACGAACTCGCCGCGATACCGCACGAGGCACTGGTCGAGATCGCCGGTCCGCCCGAGGTCACCGTTCGGCTCTTCGTCCACGACGAGGCCCTCGTCACCGTGGAGCACGTGCCTTTCGACGTGCCCCGCGACAGCGTCCCGGCCTTCCTGAACTCCGTCTGGACCGGCCTGGTCCACGTCCGGCAACGTGTCTTCCCGCCCTCGTGCACCATGATCGTCACCGTGCCGGGGGAGCCGAGCTACCGCGAGCCCGTCACCGCGCTCACCCTGACGCCCTGGCTCACCAGGAGAATCCGCTGACCGGGCGTCCGCGACCGCCCCTCCGGCCGACGGGTCCACCTGCCGGCTCCCCGACGAGCCCCCCACAAGCCCCTTGACGCTCCCACCGACGAGTCTCCTGACGCTCCCACCGACCAGCCCACCGACCAGCCCACCGACAAGTCCACCGACCAGCCCACCGACGAGCCGAACGATGAACGGACCGATGACCGCTTCCGCCGCCCGCCGCCCCGTGCTCGCCGTCGCCCACCGCGGCGACCCCTACCGCCACCGCGAGAACACCCTCCCCTCCGTCGAGTCCGCGTTCGCGGCCGGCGCCGACGCCGTCGAGGTGGACGTCCGGCTGACCCGCGACCGGGTCCCCGTCCTGCTGCACGACGCCACCCTCGAGCGGCTCTGGGACGACCCGCGCCCGCTCTCCCGGCTCACCGCCGAGCAGCTCGACGGGATCGGCGGCGGCCGCCACCGCGTCCCCACCCTCGCCGAGGCGCTCAAGACCGCCGCCGAGACCCCCGGCGGCCGGCTGCTCCTCGACCTCGACGACGCCGGCCCGGTCGCCGCCACCTGGGAGGTGGTCGTCGGCCTCGGCGCCGAGCGGCGGGTGGGCTTCTGCGGCCCGGCCACCGCCATGCTGGCCGTCCGGGCACTCGCCCCCGAGGCCGAGATCGCCCTCACCTGGAAGCAGCCCCGGCTGCCCGCCCGCGCCCTGCTCGACGATCTGCGCCCCCGCTGGATCAACCCGCCGTTCGGCCTCGCCAGCCCCGAGTTCACCGCCGCCGCCCACCGGGCCGGGCTGGAGGTCTCCACCTGGACCGCCGACCTGCGCCGCACCATGCGCAAGCTGGGCGCGGCCGGCGTCGACTCGATCACCACCAACCGGATCGCCCTGCTGCGCGCCGTCCTGGACGGCCGCCGGTGAGCCCGACGGGTGCGCGGGAGCGGGGCGACGGCGCGGCGGCCGAGGGCGGAGTGCTGGGGCGGCGGGCGCTCGGACGGGCGCTGCTCGCCCGCCAGCACCTGCTGGAGCGGACCGCCGCCACCCCGATCGCCATGATCGAGCACCTCGGCGGCCTCCAGGCCCAGGCCGCCCCGCAGCCGCCCTACCTCGGTCTGCTCTCCCGCCTCGACGGCTTCGCCCCCGAGGCCCTCAGCGAGCTGATCGAGAGCCGCCGGGTCGTGCGGATCGCCCTCCAGCGCGGCACCATCCACCTGGTCACCGCCGAGGACTGCCTGACCCTGCGCCCGCTGCTGCAGCCGGTGCTCGACAAGGGCCTGCGCGCCGCCTTCGGCAAGTGGCTGGTCGGTCTCGACCTCGACGCGCTCGCCGCCGAGGCCCGCGTCCTGGTCGACACGGAGCCGCGCACCTTCCAGTCGCTCGGCACCGAACTCGCCGCCACCCGCCCCGACCGCGACCCGGCCGCGCTCGCCCAGGCCGCGCGGGCCCTGCTCCCGCTGGTGCAGGTCCCGCCGCGCGGCGTCTGGGGCCGTGGCGGACCCGCCGCCCACACCACCGCCGAGGCCTGGCTGGGCCGGCCGCTCGACCCCGAGCCCTCGCTCGACGACCTCGCCCTGCGCTACCTGGCCGCCTTCGGCCCGGCCACCGCCGCGGACCTGCAGAAGTGGTGCGGCCTCAGCAGACTCGCCCCGGTCCTGGAGCGGCTCGCCCCCCGCCTGGTCACCTTCCGCGACGAGCAGGGCCGACTGCTCCACGACCTGCCCGAGGCACCCCGGCCGGACCCGGACACCCCGGCCCCGGTCCGGCTGGTCGCCCCGTTCGACAACCTGCTGCTGTCGCACGCCGACCGCACCCGGGTGCTGCCGGAGGAGTACCGGCCCCGGGTGATGACCCAGAACGGCATGGTGCTCGGCTCCCTGCTGGTGGACGGCCTGGTGGCCGGCAGCTGGCGGCTGGCCGAGGAGCGGTCCGGCGCCCGCTCGCTGACGGTCCGCCCGTTCGGTGCGCCGCTGGACCCGTCGGACCGGCGCGCCGCCCTGGCCGAGGCCGAACGGGTGCTCGCCTTCGCGGGCGGCGACGGCGAGGTCCGTTTCGAGGCCGCGGGGTAGCGGCGAGCAGGGCCGCGCGGAGCGGCGGTCGTGCTGGCGTCCGGTGTCCGGACGGCCGTTCGCGGTGGGGTGACTCATTGGGGTGGTCCGACGGCGAGTGCTCTGTACCCGCACCCGGGGGGCTGGCTTCAATCGGTCCAGCCCCCGGGCGGGCGGGCGCACAACGCGCGTTCGATCTGATCATCTGTTGGGATGGGGCAGACCTGGACCGATCGCCCGACCGGGGCGGAAGGCGGACGACGGGAGGAACGGATGCCGGGCGAGAACCCACCCGAGCCGAGGCCGGTCGACCACCGCCGCCCCTACCTCATGCTGCCGCCCCCGCTCCGGGCGGCCGCCGCCTGGTCCGCGGCGGTCGTGCTGCTCATCACCGTCGCCTCGCTGATCGTCTTCGCCCTGGTCGAACTGCGGGCCGCGACCGTGCCGGTCATCCTGGCGCTGCTCGGCACCTCGCTGCTCCAGCCGGTGATGCCGTGGATGGTCCGGCGCGGGATCAGCCGCTCGCTCGCCGCCGGGCTGACCTGCGCCGTCCTGGTCGCCGCCGTCGGCGGGGTGATCGCCCTGCTCGTGAACTCACTGGTGCACAGCGCCCCGCAGATCGCCCACGCGCTCCCGGAGGCGGGCAACCGGATCGCCGACTGGCTCGGACCCGTCGGCGAGAAGATCCGGCACGCGCTGGCCAACGCCCAGGGCGAGACCAACTCGCTCGTCTCGACCGTCACCGACGGCGTGCTCTCCGGCCTCGGCCTGGCCACCCAGATCGCCACCGGCGGCGTGCTGGCCCTCGCCCTGGTCTTCTTCTTCCTGCGGGACGGCCACCGCACCGGTGAGGTCGTCCACGCGTACCTGCCTGCCCGCAGCGCGCGGACCGTCGTCCTGTGCGCGGAGCGCGCCTTCGAGGCGATGGCCGGCTTCATGCGCGGCACCACCCTGATCGCCCTGATCGACGCCCTCTTCATCACCGTCGGACTGCTCGTCCTCGGTGTCCCCGGCGCGCCCGGACTCGGCGCACTGGTGTTCATGGGCGCCTACATCCCGTTCGTCGGGGCCTTCCTCTCCGGCGCGGTCGCCGTCCTGGTCGCCCTCGCCGACGGTGGCCTCGGCACGGCCCTGTGGGCGCTCGGCATCGTCGTCGCCGTGCAGGCCGTCGAGGGCAACGTGCTCCAGCCGCTGATCCAGAGCCGCACGGTGGAACTCCACCCGGGCACCATCATGGTCGCGGTGGTGGCGGGCGCGGGGATCGCCGGCATCATCGGCGCCCTGTTGGCCGTGCCGATCTGCGCCGCCGGGCTCGGTGTGGTGTCCGTGCTGCGCGGCGATCCCGGGCGGGGTCGCCGCGGTGACCGGAACGGCGGGACCGCGGCGGCGGGGCCGGCAGTGGGGCTGCCGGCCGGTCCGACCGCCGGTCCGGTAGCCGGGGGGCGTCAGGAGTAGGACAGCGGGCGGCCGCGGCGCAGGGTGTACTCGGCGGCGCGCAGGAAGAGCGCGGCGTGGAAGGCGATGTCCAGGTCCTCCGTCCAGGGGCCCGGGGAGGCGGTGGCCGCGGCGGCCGCGTGCTCCTCGAACCAGCCGTTGATCTCCAGGTTGTCGCAGTGCTCGGGTATGCCGGTCGGCAGTGCCAGCAGCTCGGCCAGCCGGCGGGCGGCCGCGAGCGCCCGGTGCGCGTCGCCGACCGCCGTCATGTCGTTGTAGGAACACTCCACCGGCAGCAGGACCGGCGCCTCCAGCTCCACCGGGATCAGCACGTCCCAGCCGAGCAGGGCCTCCACGGTGCCGTCGCCCAGCTCCCGGCAGAACGCCTCGAACCCGCTGATCGGCCGGTTCAGCTTCACCTCGAAGTGCCGCCCCGACCCGGCCCGGAACTCCGTCACGGGCGGGCAGGTGAACGGCGGCAGCCCGCGCCCGGCCAGGACCGTGTCCAGCTCCTGGGCCACCGGCCCGAGGACTTCCTCGTCGCGCCAGTCGTCGGCCTCGACACTCACCAGATAGATGCCCATGCCGAGGACGTTAGGCCACCCCACCGACAATCGGCGGTGGCCGTGGGTTTGCCCCCGGCGGGGAGGGTGGGGGAGAGTGCTTCGCGCACGGTTTTGTTGTCGAAGTGTCAAGAATGATGAACGGGGCGACTGATGACGATCGAACGGGTCGTGGTGTCGGACGGTGCGGCCGGGCCGTACGGGGTGGCGCTCGGGGCCGACGGCGGGGTGTGGTTCACCCTGGTGCACGCCGGGGGCATAGGGCGGCTGGCGGTGGACGGGACGGTGAGCCGCTTCCCGCTCGACTCGAAGGACTGCGGCCCCGCGGTGATCGCGGCGGGCCCGGACGGCGCGCTCTGGTTCACCCGGATGCGGGACCACCGGATCGGCCGGATCACCGTCGACGGCGAGGCGGTCTCCTTCGCGCTTCCCACCGCGGACTGCGGGCCGTACGGTATCGCGGCCGGCCCCGACGGCGCGATGTGGTTCACCGAGATGAACGCCGACCGGATCGGGCGGATCACGGTGGACGGCGAGGTCACGGAGTACCCGCTGCCGGTCGCCGGAGGCTTTCCCTCGATGATCGCCGCCGGCTCGGACGGCGCGCTCTGGTTCACCCTCAACCAGGGCAACGCGATCGGCCGGATCACGGTCGACGGCGAGACCGCCGTGCACCCGCTGCCCACCGAGGGTGCCGCCCCGGTCGGCATCACGGCGGGTCCGGACGGCGCGCTCTGGTTCGTCGAGATCGGCGCCGGCCAGGTGGGGCGGATCACCGTGGACGGCGAGGTGACGGAGTTCCCGCTGCCCGAGCGCGAGGCCCGCCCGCACGCCGTCACCACCGGCCCGGACGGGCGGCTCTGGTTCACCGAGTGGGCCGCCGGCCGGATCGGCTCCCTCACGCCCGACGGCGTGTACACCGGGTACGAGCTCGACGGCGGCGAGGGCGGCGAGGGCGGCGAGGGCCGCGAGGGCGGCGAGGGCGGCGGTGAGGCCGGCGAGGCCACCGAACCGCACGGCATCGCCGTCACCCCGGACGGCACCGTGCACGTCGCCCTGGAGCTCGGCGCGATCGCCCGGCTCACCGTCTAGGGGACCGGGACCGGGACCGGGACCGGGACCGGCACCCGGCCGTCCGGGGCCGGGCGGGGGCCGGTCAGGCGCCGGTGTGGAGGTCGGTGGCGAGGGCGCAGAGGGCGGCGCGGTCCGGGTGTCCGGTCTTGGCGAGGAGGCTGGCCAGGTGCTTCTCCACGGTGCGCGGTGAGATGGAGAGCTTGCGGGCCAGTTCCTGGTTGCCCGGGCGGTCGGCGAGCAGGACGAGCACCTCGTACTCGCGGACCGTCACCCCGCAGGTGCGCAGTCCGGCCGGGACCGCGTCGCGGCCGCCGCGGTGCTGGGCGACGCTGGCGCCGGCCCGGCGCAGCAGGGTCCGGCAGGCGGCGGCCACCGGCTGGACCTCCAACTGGTGGAAGTACTCCTCGGCGGTGCGCAGCCAGGCGACCGGGTCGCCCCAGCCGTCGGTGAGCGCCGCCTCGGCGGCGAGCCGCAGTGCGAGGTGGTGGGCGAGGGGGAAGGACGCGGCGTCCGGGCCGGTCCCGGCGACCGCGCGGGCGGCTTCGTCGGGGCGGCCCTCGCGGCCCAGCAGCACCGCGTTCGCGAACCGCAGGAACTGGCGGTTCCAGGCCAGTTCGGCGGCGGGTACGGCGGCGGCCCGGTCGAGTGCGGCGCGGTCCCAGCGGCCCTCGACCACCTCCAGCAGCGGGTGCAGGCCGTGCCGGCCCGCGAGGTAGAACACGCTGGGGTGTTCCTCCTCCCAGGCCAGTCCGGCGGCGAGTTCGGCGCGGGCGCCGGGGCGGTCCTCGGCCAGCAGGGCGCCGACCGCCCGGCACAGCCCGTAGCGCAGCGGTGTCAGGAAGGAATCCTCGCCGCCGGCCTGGCGGAACCGGGCGAGTTCGTGCTCCATCTCCCGGGTGCGGCCGAGGTGTGCGGCGAGGGTGGCGGAGGAGAGCAGCAGGTAGCGGTGGGCGGCCAGGTTGTGCAGCCGGGCGGTGGCGTCGAGGCAGCGGTCGACGGTGGTGCGGGCGGTGTGCCACTCGCCGCGCATCACCGCGTTCATCGCGAGCAGCCCGTCGAGGGTCTGGGTGAGGACGATCGCGCCGAGTCCGGCGGCGGCCTCCCGGGCGCGTTCCAGGCGGGTGCCGTCGCCGGTGCGCATGAAGGCGTTGGCGCCGAGCCGGAGCATCGCCTCGACCCGCCAGACGGGGAGGGCGTTGGCCTCGGCGACGGCCAGCATGCGTTCCAGGCAGGCGTCGGCGGCGTCGAAGCCCTGTTCGCGGGCGAGGAGGGCGAGCAGCTGCCAGGCCTGGCAGGCGACCACGGGGAGGCCGGCGTGTTCGGCCACTTCGGCGGCGCGGCGGGCGCGGCGTTCGGCCTCGGCGAGGCGGGCGGCGGTGGGGGCGGCGACTTCCCGGCCGTCCCCGGTGTCGCCGTTGTCGTTCCCGTTCCCGTTGCCGTTCCCGTTGCCGTTCCCGCCGTCGTCGGCCGGGTCCGGGGTGTGGTCCGGGAGCAGGGCGAGGTGGCCCTCGACCACCGCCAGCGCGGCGTCCTGTTCGGGGCGCGGGCGGCCCGCGGTGAGGGCCCGGGCGGCGGCGACCTGGGCCACCGCGTCGGCGCCGCGCTCGGCCATCACGGCGGCCCAGGCGAGCCGGGTGTGCAGCTCGATCCGGCGTTCCACGGCCGGGGCGGCGAGCGGCCCGAGCCCCTCGCCGGGGCCGTCGGGTCCGGGGCCGTCGGGGCGGCGTCCGGGCGCGGCGGTCGCGGGCTGCGGGACCGGCGGCAGGGTGCGGACGAGTTCGAACGCCCGGTCCAGCTGCCCGGATTCGGCCAGTGCCGGGAGCAACCGCTCGGTGACGCAGGGCCGTTCGGCGTCGGAGGCGAGTTCGTGCGCGCGTTCCAGCAGGACCACGGCGGAGCCGGCCGCGCCGGCCTCCAGCACTCGTCGGCCGGCTTCCGCGAAGTGCACGGCCGCGCCCGCCCGGTCGCCGCTCAGCAGCAGTAGGGAGGCGACCAACTGGCGTCGTTCGTCGGCGAGTTCGGGGTCGGCGCGAACGATGGCGCGGGCCGCCCGGCGGGCCAGGGCGGCCCGTTCGGCGGGGGCGAGGGCCGCCGTCACGGCGTCGGCGGTCAGGGCGTGCCGGAAGGCGTAGCGGTCGGGTGCGGAGCCGTC comes from Streptomyces sp. TLI_053 and encodes:
- a CDS encoding TOBE domain-containing protein yields the protein MGHPGAPANPYRIGEAAALLGVSADTMRRWVDAGRVVAERDEHGHRIIAGARLAAFARELARPETAAAEGRPSSARNRFPGIVTAVVLGDVAAQVEIQAGPFRVVSLISRESAEELELVPGAPATAVIKSTNVMIERR
- a CDS encoding winged helix DNA-binding domain-containing protein, whose amino-acid sequence is MSPTGARERGDGAAAEGGVLGRRALGRALLARQHLLERTAATPIAMIEHLGGLQAQAAPQPPYLGLLSRLDGFAPEALSELIESRRVVRIALQRGTIHLVTAEDCLTLRPLLQPVLDKGLRAAFGKWLVGLDLDALAAEARVLVDTEPRTFQSLGTELAATRPDRDPAALAQAARALLPLVQVPPRGVWGRGGPAAHTTAEAWLGRPLDPEPSLDDLALRYLAAFGPATAADLQKWCGLSRLAPVLERLAPRLVTFRDEQGRLLHDLPEAPRPDPDTPAPVRLVAPFDNLLLSHADRTRVLPEEYRPRVMTQNGMVLGSLLVDGLVAGSWRLAEERSGARSLTVRPFGAPLDPSDRRAALAEAERVLAFAGGDGEVRFEAAG
- a CDS encoding virginiamycin B lyase, producing the protein MTIERVVVSDGAAGPYGVALGADGGVWFTLVHAGGIGRLAVDGTVSRFPLDSKDCGPAVIAAGPDGALWFTRMRDHRIGRITVDGEAVSFALPTADCGPYGIAAGPDGAMWFTEMNADRIGRITVDGEVTEYPLPVAGGFPSMIAAGSDGALWFTLNQGNAIGRITVDGETAVHPLPTEGAAPVGITAGPDGALWFVEIGAGQVGRITVDGEVTEFPLPEREARPHAVTTGPDGRLWFTEWAAGRIGSLTPDGVYTGYELDGGEGGEGGEGREGGEGGGEAGEATEPHGIAVTPDGTVHVALELGAIARLTV
- a CDS encoding ROK family transcriptional regulator; its protein translation is MTTARTATPSTARAINDRLALNLLLDQGPLTATELRDLTGLSRPTVADLLDRLGRSGLVAVVGERGEQRRGPNARLYALVASRAHLAAFDVRSGGVSLVVADLAGRTLAAADLAVEDPGADPAAHRAAADRIVRTLLDTARRAEVPHLHTVAVGAPGLVDPATGRLQSTGDLPAWHADLLAALRELPGTEVILENEVNLAGRAEYRTGAARGRDDFVLVWLGHSVGAAVVLDGRLRRGVGGGAGEICFLPVPGTTALPTATGCEGGFHGLVGSAAVCALARAHGLPADPADDAAAAEAAVRAALESLGDGRPGAVFLDELAERIALGTSAICVVLDPGCVVLGGEVGRAGGEELAVRVERRLAALSPVRTEVRAGEAGGGAILGGAVLTAGDAVRRDLFGEP
- a CDS encoding AI-2E family transporter, with product MPGENPPEPRPVDHRRPYLMLPPPLRAAAAWSAAVVLLITVASLIVFALVELRAATVPVILALLGTSLLQPVMPWMVRRGISRSLAAGLTCAVLVAAVGGVIALLVNSLVHSAPQIAHALPEAGNRIADWLGPVGEKIRHALANAQGETNSLVSTVTDGVLSGLGLATQIATGGVLALALVFFFLRDGHRTGEVVHAYLPARSARTVVLCAERAFEAMAGFMRGTTLIALIDALFITVGLLVLGVPGAPGLGALVFMGAYIPFVGAFLSGAVAVLVALADGGLGTALWALGIVVAVQAVEGNVLQPLIQSRTVELHPGTIMVAVVAGAGIAGIIGALLAVPICAAGLGVVSVLRGDPGRGRRGDRNGGTAAAGPAVGLPAGPTAGPVAGGRQE
- a CDS encoding MFS transporter yields the protein MTTSPTTGPAPLGTPDAARRARVAVALVFGVHGAVGGTFVSRIPWIQHHLGLSPGQLGLALVMPAIGSSLAMPLAGRFVHRWGGRAAVRVLLSLCCLSVALPVLAPSLPVLCLALLAYGATAGMSDVAMNAQGVEIEQRLGRSIMSGLHGMWSAGGLVASGIGILAAHRSFDPRLQLAVAAVLLLALAQPVCAALPDLRAPEQAEEPPRFALPPRSSLVIGMVGFCAVFAEGASMDWSGVYLRDVTGASPTVAAAAYTAFALTMAAGRLAGDAVIGRMGAVRAARLSGAVATTGGLLVVVADRPALAIPGFALIGIGVAVVVPLAFAAAGRIGDNPSQAIAGVATVTYTSGLIAPAIVGGLAQASSLTVSFGVVTALSFALLLAAGALRRAEGGRTPGGTAAAAAAGGPGTREPVVGERSAREAVPGGSGPNAPAG
- a CDS encoding RICIN domain-containing protein; its protein translation is MTRPRSAAALAAGALTLTLAAVLAAPATAAPAPTPTSASRPGGPADPIGSARPSGSATTAAAAALAATAPMTVITANPSDTQKCLDVTGQSTASGTLVEQWTCNGGTNQQWYWTEAGELVSVASGKCLDIPRFSTDGGVQAIIWPCNGGANQKWTQTLVHHAGVYNLTNVNSGLNLDVQGASPADGTPVIQWPQTYGLNQWWFYGSVPTARG
- a CDS encoding glycerophosphodiester phosphodiesterase — translated: MTASAARRPVLAVAHRGDPYRHRENTLPSVESAFAAGADAVEVDVRLTRDRVPVLLHDATLERLWDDPRPLSRLTAEQLDGIGGGRHRVPTLAEALKTAAETPGGRLLLDLDDAGPVAATWEVVVGLGAERRVGFCGPATAMLAVRALAPEAEIALTWKQPRLPARALLDDLRPRWINPPFGLASPEFTAAAHRAGLEVSTWTADLRRTMRKLGAAGVDSITTNRIALLRAVLDGRR